The Danio aesculapii chromosome 7, fDanAes4.1, whole genome shotgun sequence DNA window TTTACGTATTAGTAGTGACCTTTGTAAATGTTCAGAAATTATTTATTTCGTTCTACCACTCAAAGCTAAAATTTGTTACAAGAGATCCAGCCTTTATTGAATACATTAGGCATCTTCAGTGTGTTTAAAAGGCTTTCTCTGTTGTGTCTAAGCGTTGAAATCAGCTTTTACACAATCCCTGTCTACCCGTTGAAATAACCAATTCATTTCCATCATGCGTAAAATGAGATCGTAAATTATTATcgatatttcaatatttaagCCTGGCGTGTCAGCATTAGAAGAgaggatattttaaaaaaaaaagtggcaaTTCAGACGAATGACTGTTGATAATATTAATTCGCAAGAAGAAAATCTAACCATCTGCGTTTGGGAATATAAAATTGCTGCTTTTTATACTTCTAGAAGGGCTTATTAACACACGGGGGCATCGCATCGAATGCTTCAACTCCTTGAGGGATCAGCAAAGAAAAACATAATTATGCTATTTAGCCGGCTGATGTGGTGCAGCGGCAGCTCCATCCCACTCCGAGAGATTAAATATAGCTGCCCCCCTCACCCGCTCTGCTGCCGGGGAAGGACATTAGAGCCAGGGGAATTAAATGAAACCCAGGGGACTTTTCAACTGGAGTGCGCAAAGTAAACTATAGAGATTGATGACACGACCTCCGACTGAATCATGTCATATTCCGTCTTcgtgtctattattattattataattataattattattattattattataattataataataattattattattatgttatcattattgttattattagtattaatgtcTTTATTACAGATAAATAAAAATCGTATTTAAAATTAGATGCTGAAAATCTCAGTGCTTAGAGAATGtgctaaaaatgtaacattttattttgcattttaagtaGGCCACGCTTCAGCATTTAATAGAAATTATATTAACTATTTTAACATTTTGTAATTATCTAAATCTTTGACTgaacaatgtaaaataataactagTGTTTGCAAACGAAAGTGTAACAAAATgtgctttaatttgtttttaaattaaaatctttaaattatTTCGTCAGGTATTTGTGAtgttttactgaattatattattAGCTAAAATGGTTACTAAATTTGTTGATTTGTTGTGTcaaaacatttttctaaaaaactaaaattttaattttaaaaatttaattataaactcTGATATTAGCATATTGATATATCTTCATATTTGCTAAAGCACTTAATAATCCTTcgttttatttaatctttactcTCACTCCAGGTTATTTATTCCATTTGAAGACGGCTCCAAGTCTCTAAGAATGAGGCCTCGAAATTAAGAGCAAGTGTGACACCTACCTGCGGGTGAGGGTAGAGGTGCAGGACAGTACTAGGGACAGGCCATGCCAGGGGGACATTTGCTTGTCACGGCACCTTGGCTACACTCTTGAAAGCCATCAGCGTCTATAATCCAAAGCACTATTAAGCCTATCCTACCATTTAATGATATAACAGAGCAGTCTGCTCCCAGATCCACTCCGCATCGCCGCGCGCCTCTAACCACTTTGCCACGCCTAGGAAATAGTAATGAGGTCTAAATTTGGCATAAAATCGAACTCATTACTGGAGTTCGCCACCTGATTGCTTTGCATATAACACGACGCGGTTGGAATGTAATTGGGTTAAATGACTGCTCGACACTTTTGCCGGTGTTGTCATATCAATATTCATCCGTCGAGCCATCTCTCTGTTTGCAAAAGAGAAATGAGCGATTTCCCGACCGAAATGCTTTTGGGAGAAAGAAAAAACTTTACTGCATCGAACCGACAAATAAAGCCTCGTCTTCATATAACTTTTACCCAAACCGCCTGAGTTCCACATGTGCCGCTCCTGCTTGTTTTTTAGAGATGAATCCTGTACCTGCTAATTTCAAGTATAATCACACTGCTTTCATTTTGAGGCACTTCAGCGTTTAGCAATAACACTTGCCCGGtcatgatgtcagtaaataatatCGCTTTGATTTGTGCAGCTATCAAAATCTCATTCACAAGCATGCAAATTCCCAAATCAGTCGCTGCACACATTTTCTTTTCATAATTTACTTCAAAGATAGTGTATTgtccattttaaatacaaaatgctacattaaatatacatattagtCTTTAATACAAATAGACTCAGGCGGCTGCAGCGTTTAAGACAATTCTCAGAAGTTACATCCTCTTGATTAACCATTCAGAAACTAAGATTTTGAGGATAAGCATTTACTCAGAAAATAATTGTCCTCggattttttaaaatcagaatGCGTCTTCTTTTGCTTCTTCTTTAGGCaaccacaaataataaataaatgtccgTGTGATTGGCGATGAATCCGGTATTAAATGTTTGACATACCTTTCTTTAGCTCATAAGGTGAGTCTTTACAAAGATCTACCTGTGTTTGGCTTCTTACTTTGCTCTCTCTTACCAGAGCCTCGGCTCTGTTTAAAACAGTCTGGCTTAATCCATTGAAATGTGCCGTTGAGCTGGTGTTGGTGCCGTGACTGCTGTGGAGGTGTCCGAAAGTGCTATAGTTCGTGTAGCCTGGGTAAAAAGGGGACGTGTAGTAAATAGGCCGAGACAGAACAGTGTTATTAGGGAGAGGGCACTGAGGAGAGGACCGGGTTGGCGAGGCAGCGCTGGCAATGACTGTGCTTTGACTCAGACCCGCGGCCTGTGAAGCCTCACTGCTCCCTTTGCACCTGTCCGAAGAAGTGGCGATCTCGGCCAGAGACCAGAGTTTGGGTTTGGGCGCCGAGGGGGGAGAATGAATAACAGACGTTACGTTGCTGTTCCCCGTGCTCGCGGTGTGGCCCGGTTCTGAGGGCTTTTCTTGCGTAATGAGATCACTCCCTCTCTGTAGGACGGAGGGagaggatgtggtgggtttcgcTTGCTCGGCGAGCAAATCCGTCCGCTCCTCTGCTTCTTTTAATTCCGAGTCTGTCAAAGGTGGATCAAGATCTTTAGAATGAGTCTCGTCTTTAAATCTGTCGCATGGTATTTCCCCTGGGTTGATGAGTTTGtgatctgaaataaaataaaatcaaataaataatttcgATTAAGCAACAGTGGTcgataaatatgtattttattttttttttaataatcattcacATATCGCATGCACATTTAAAACTGGTGCGTGTTGTATATTTCCCACGAatttaaaacaaatgcataaaatatttttttggcaacatgcatgtttaatatttaatatattattattattattattattattattattattattattattattattattattactattattattattgataataattataataaaatatggcCGGTATTATTATAGCTATAAATGAGATGCCGTGCGCCAGCTGTGTCCTTATTATGCAGCTCGAGATAAATGAAGTGCAAAACACCATACGTCACCAGCAATTCTCAGTCCATAAGAAGTCAAATTAGAGGAGTTCAAGGTGATTATTATTTAAAGCAATTCTCCCATTATAAATAATATACCACCATTAACCAGCAATCAATTTTGCGCCCGGAGTGGAAACGACTGCGATGAAAAATTGATGATTTTTCCACAGACCTGCCTCTGTGTCTGTGGAGTCTCCCTTGTCCGTGGGCTTGTTTGGCTCGTCGTCGTCGTTTTTCTCTAGATCAATGTTTTCGTCCTCCTCCTCGTCTTCACTCCGGTTTCGTGGGGTCCAGGTCATCTTGTTCTCCTTCTTTAGCCTCCTCCTGGCGTTGGCGAACCAGGTGGATACTTGTGTGAGGGTCATTTTAGTGATGATAGCCAGCATGATCTTCTCGCCTTTGGTGGGGTACGGGTTTTTTCGGTGCTCGTTAAGCCAAGCTTTCAAAGTAGCTGTGGCGTCCCGGGTAGCATTCTTGCGGTAAGCTGGGTCTCCATACGGGTACGAGCCCAGGGGAGCAGCATAAGGATGATACCCTATAGACCCGGCCATGCCTGTCGTGTGGTCATACGGTGAGCTCTGCAAAGAGCCAAACCAATTGTTTTATTAGCAAAATATCACTTTCTGGACACCTGCGCACAATGCAGCATTGCTTTCAAATCGCTTACGCAAGCACTCAAAAGCcaccataaacaaacacacacttacgcgcgcacacacacacacacacacatgcatgccaCATGTACACACTTTACATCTAATTAATCGAAATTTTAAAGCACAAGGCCGCGGGGTCACGTATTTTATCGTTTAAATTTTGCTAGATGCCTCATTCCACCCATCAAAAATGATtgtgaaaaacaattttacaacTTTCTCTTCAAAATCCCTGTTCTTTGTTAACGATCATAAATCTCATTTCGACAGCTTTACTGACTTTTGACTATGTTTATTTTCAGATTAGCCAGCTAATTAGAAGTCGTAGCTTTATGTAGGGTCATCTGACAGCGTGACCAGAGCTGGCCTTCGTGTACGCAATCCACATTTAAATAGCCGGTAAAACATGTTTCCTTTAAGTAGCTTATTTGACTAAATACACGCCTGAGACAAATTGGAACAACTGATAATTTATTCTCTTTGATATCAGAAAATTCATCACAAACCAAAGAGTTGAAGAAATCACGTTGTCACAAatgacaacaaaaataaaataaattaagtgcTTCTTCTTTTGCCTTCAGTAAATACGTTAAATTATGTGTGCGTGTTTTTtctatttgcatttattaatttgcatttgttttctaTTAAATTTCATCGTGCATTTTATCAATGTTTATTTGAAAACaatttatgtgttttatgttcttttcact harbors:
- the irx5a gene encoding iroquois-class homeodomain protein IRX-5a produces the protein MAYPQGYLYQPSASLALYSCPAYSTSVISGPRTEELGRSSSGSAFAPYAGSTAFTSASPGYNSHLPYSADAAAAATFTSYVSSPYDHTTGMAGSIGYHPYAAPLGSYPYGDPAYRKNATRDATATLKAWLNEHRKNPYPTKGEKIMLAIITKMTLTQVSTWFANARRRLKKENKMTWTPRNRSEDEEEDENIDLEKNDDDEPNKPTDKGDSTDTEADHKLINPGEIPCDRFKDETHSKDLDPPLTDSELKEAEERTDLLAEQAKPTTSSPSVLQRGSDLITQEKPSEPGHTASTGNSNVTSVIHSPPSAPKPKLWSLAEIATSSDRCKGSSEASQAAGLSQSTVIASAASPTRSSPQCPLPNNTVLSRPIYYTSPFYPGYTNYSTFGHLHSSHGTNTSSTAHFNGLSQTVLNRAEALVRESKVRSQTQVDLCKDSPYELKKGMSNI